The following proteins come from a genomic window of Corynebacterium hansenii:
- a CDS encoding tape measure protein, with amino-acid sequence MSTVGQAKVVFEAETGQVSDQLVAAMEKAMAKIDKILARMSQATETEGKKAGAGLADGLEDGAQRAGKAVDGIDGSGLSKVQEAAAKAGAAVADEMTGGVAKADAAMDKIDGSALHDVGAAAQEAGARIGAEIPAAAQRADAALDAIDGAGLREAGAAASSAAASIEGRVPAAAARASAAIDDVGASSDQAFDKGVAGAGLMEGALGKLALAAGAMIGPMTVLKKGWDRLVAQDDAQHKLIALGHTTEDVSAIMDNAMSAVTGTAFGFGEAASQAATLVAAGVQPGADLERVLRLVADSASIAGTDLADMGMIWGKAAARGRISGEEMAMLLDRQIGLLPALAEHYGVTTEAAEKMVSDGKVSFEDFTQVMENMVGGGAEIMGQTVTGSLKNVGAAAGRLGEALLKPIFQAAPAFLGGVQKGLNWTTNVIKGFMGWLDSGSLAADIFKYSLVALGTAMTVIVAPSAAAGIAAFVSGLWKGSAAAAALGKVIAGLKAAISAAFVTSPIGWVIVGITALVAAFVILWKRSEAFRDFWTGLWNTIADPVRQAIDAVKGAWDGLTAIFRGEATDEGNSALARLIGADRVAWIISTITTVKQLWQDVKTAFGGGEVPGGGALARLVGIDTAERVMEIIGSIKGAWGELWSAFQGDGSGTGALTALLGDEGRAEFVVNLFARLGDAARFVWDTIKQVGQALADVGTSIASAGWETIKAVFGALVEVGKSLWSAISEIAGAVWDLVQALAPVLMPILKVVGAIIGGVIVAAFFVLMGALRLVAGLFQILAGVISWLAENVLSPLIGIIGEVVGWLVEKLGGAIAGVVDFIRGLFETIGAVFSWVWEQLQAAWDNIGRPVVDFIIAAFQWWWEGIQLGFRLLGATFEVIWTGLQMAWDAWGRPVLDAIIQGFQWVWDGVQVIFGWLKAGWDLLWVGVRWVYDTIIAPVIGWIVDRFNDLRAGVQLALDWVRLQIDRVSKVVSAFYDQYVQPMVDRVIRGFDRVKDTVVGWKDKIVGALSGAGRWLWDTGRNIVQGLLNGIGSLAGRIGSFFLDRIPGWIKGPFKKALGIASPSKLFAEYGRNIGEGLVAGVGSMEGVVQASTQGLADSAANITLPAAPAVAAAPVVTDGAAPAIAADASTGIAEAYSGMAAQMGATSTGLLDPMWMGQSAQMMGLGTTMTTQAQGVIAPSWDAMAAQMAATQAGVITPTMAGTQAAMTQTAAVIMGQITTVIRTALQYLVTTLFWTLNSGVNPVFAGIRGGLQHVVSTFQWAVSSIGTLWSQVREATARPVRFTINSVFNDGVVGMWNSVSDLLGTTKMAPYPVRFASGGVLPGYTPGRDVMEFVEPSSGMRLGLSGGEAIMRPEWTRAVGGPAAVEAMNAAARSGGVNGVRRTIGEGAAARFSTGGILDERIQRTIREARRHHGKPYQWGGVGNPSFDCSGLWSGIQSHLSGGRFGGRLFTTHTFMGGGGARLGWVPGLNGPVTVGVNDGHMAGTLAGINMESAGGGKGVQIGGSAWGSNHGSFTRRFTLRDFTGRYIAGAAGGGIDIGDVISGEMDQYKQKMATAIAAFTRQQPGRLAQTYPTQVKEKLVDATQKKIDKLMEEMMGDPGGAGVARWAPMVRRALARVGFEVTERNVRLMLAQIASESGGNPGIAQQIVDINGTGDSAGVGLLQIIPSTFAAHRDPALPNDRRNPFANMVAALRYYKSRYGMDLGRMWGKGHGYAHGGLMGEGQGMFHKTAFGPERVLSPRQTASFERLVDWIDAQPSLPIQPVPAHGTGEDYGRHTKTVLVTQNIIADDPRAAADAVEDRLMGLLT; translated from the coding sequence ATGAGCACTGTGGGGCAGGCGAAAGTCGTATTCGAGGCGGAGACCGGGCAGGTCTCCGACCAGCTCGTCGCTGCGATGGAAAAGGCGATGGCGAAGATCGACAAGATCCTCGCCCGCATGTCCCAGGCCACCGAAACCGAGGGCAAGAAAGCCGGGGCCGGCCTCGCCGACGGCCTCGAAGACGGTGCCCAGCGAGCCGGCAAGGCCGTCGACGGCATCGACGGGTCCGGCCTGTCCAAGGTGCAGGAAGCCGCCGCGAAGGCCGGGGCGGCCGTCGCCGACGAGATGACCGGCGGCGTAGCGAAGGCCGACGCCGCGATGGACAAGATCGACGGGTCTGCTCTGCATGATGTGGGGGCGGCAGCCCAGGAAGCGGGCGCTCGCATCGGCGCTGAAATTCCGGCAGCGGCGCAACGGGCCGATGCCGCACTCGACGCCATCGACGGGGCTGGTCTTCGCGAAGCTGGTGCAGCCGCTTCGAGCGCCGCCGCTTCCATCGAGGGCCGGGTCCCCGCTGCTGCCGCGCGGGCGTCCGCGGCGATCGACGACGTCGGCGCGTCCTCAGATCAGGCCTTCGACAAGGGAGTCGCCGGCGCAGGGCTGATGGAAGGCGCACTCGGCAAGCTCGCGCTGGCCGCTGGCGCGATGATCGGCCCGATGACGGTCCTCAAGAAGGGCTGGGACCGCCTCGTCGCGCAGGACGACGCACAGCACAAGCTCATCGCGCTGGGGCACACCACCGAGGATGTCTCCGCGATCATGGACAACGCCATGTCCGCGGTCACCGGCACGGCGTTCGGGTTCGGCGAAGCCGCATCGCAGGCCGCCACGCTCGTCGCGGCTGGCGTGCAGCCCGGTGCCGACCTCGAGCGGGTGCTGCGGCTCGTCGCGGACTCCGCCTCCATCGCAGGCACGGACCTGGCGGACATGGGCATGATCTGGGGCAAGGCCGCCGCCCGTGGACGTATCTCCGGCGAGGAGATGGCCATGCTCCTCGACCGTCAGATCGGCCTCCTCCCGGCACTGGCGGAACATTACGGCGTGACGACCGAGGCCGCCGAGAAGATGGTTTCCGACGGCAAGGTGTCCTTTGAGGACTTCACGCAGGTCATGGAGAACATGGTCGGCGGCGGTGCCGAGATTATGGGCCAGACCGTCACGGGCTCACTGAAAAACGTCGGTGCCGCGGCCGGTCGTCTCGGCGAGGCTCTGCTGAAGCCGATCTTCCAGGCCGCGCCCGCGTTCCTCGGCGGGGTGCAGAAAGGCCTGAACTGGACGACGAACGTGATCAAGGGGTTCATGGGGTGGTTGGACTCCGGTTCCTTGGCGGCGGATATCTTCAAGTACTCCCTGGTAGCACTCGGGACCGCGATGACGGTCATCGTTGCCCCGTCAGCTGCGGCCGGCATCGCAGCATTCGTTAGTGGACTTTGGAAGGGTTCTGCGGCAGCAGCGGCTCTGGGCAAGGTCATCGCGGGGCTGAAGGCGGCGATTTCCGCTGCTTTTGTGACTAGTCCCATCGGATGGGTCATCGTCGGAATCACAGCCCTGGTCGCCGCGTTCGTCATCCTGTGGAAGCGATCGGAGGCGTTCCGCGACTTCTGGACCGGCCTATGGAACACGATCGCCGACCCCGTGCGGCAGGCCATCGACGCGGTGAAGGGCGCGTGGGATGGCCTCACCGCCATTTTCCGGGGCGAGGCCACCGACGAGGGTAACTCGGCGCTGGCGCGGCTAATCGGGGCCGATCGGGTGGCGTGGATCATCTCGACCATCACCACCGTCAAGCAGTTGTGGCAGGACGTGAAAACCGCGTTCGGTGGTGGCGAGGTGCCCGGCGGCGGTGCCCTCGCCCGCCTCGTGGGGATCGACACCGCCGAACGCGTGATGGAAATCATCGGCTCGATCAAGGGGGCGTGGGGCGAGCTGTGGTCCGCGTTCCAAGGCGACGGATCCGGCACCGGGGCCCTGACCGCGTTACTCGGCGACGAGGGCCGCGCCGAGTTCGTCGTGAACCTCTTCGCGCGCCTCGGCGACGCGGCGCGGTTCGTCTGGGACACGATCAAGCAGGTCGGGCAGGCCCTCGCCGACGTCGGCACATCCATCGCGTCGGCCGGGTGGGAGACGATCAAGGCCGTCTTCGGTGCCCTGGTCGAGGTCGGCAAGTCCCTGTGGTCCGCGATCTCCGAAATCGCCGGGGCCGTGTGGGATCTGGTGCAGGCCCTCGCGCCGGTGCTGATGCCGATCCTCAAGGTCGTCGGCGCGATCATCGGCGGCGTCATCGTCGCCGCGTTCTTCGTCCTCATGGGCGCTTTGCGCCTGGTCGCTGGGCTTTTCCAGATCTTGGCCGGCGTGATCTCGTGGCTCGCGGAGAACGTCCTCTCGCCCTTGATCGGCATCATCGGCGAAGTCGTCGGCTGGCTCGTCGAAAAACTCGGCGGCGCGATCGCCGGCGTCGTCGACTTCATCCGCGGACTCTTCGAGACCATCGGCGCGGTCTTCTCCTGGGTGTGGGAGCAACTTCAGGCCGCGTGGGACAACATCGGCCGCCCCGTCGTGGACTTCATCATCGCCGCTTTCCAGTGGTGGTGGGAGGGCATCCAGCTCGGCTTCCGCCTCCTCGGCGCGACTTTTGAGGTGATCTGGACCGGCCTGCAGATGGCCTGGGACGCCTGGGGCCGGCCGGTCCTCGACGCGATCATCCAGGGCTTCCAGTGGGTCTGGGACGGTGTGCAGGTCATCTTCGGCTGGCTCAAGGCTGGCTGGGATCTGCTGTGGGTCGGGGTCCGCTGGGTCTACGACACGATCATCGCCCCCGTCATCGGCTGGATCGTCGACCGCTTCAATGACCTGCGCGCCGGGGTGCAGCTCGCGCTGGATTGGGTGCGGCTGCAGATCGACCGGGTGTCGAAGGTCGTCTCCGCGTTCTACGACCAGTACGTGCAGCCGATGGTCGACCGCGTCATCCGCGGCTTCGACCGCGTCAAGGACACCGTCGTCGGGTGGAAGGACAAGATCGTTGGCGCCCTGTCCGGGGCGGGCCGGTGGCTGTGGGATACGGGCCGCAACATCGTCCAGGGCCTCCTCAACGGCATCGGCAGCCTGGCTGGGCGGATCGGTAGCTTCTTCCTCGACCGCATCCCCGGATGGATCAAGGGGCCCTTCAAGAAGGCCCTCGGCATCGCCTCCCCCTCGAAGCTGTTCGCCGAGTACGGCCGCAACATCGGCGAAGGCCTCGTCGCCGGCGTCGGGTCGATGGAGGGGGTGGTGCAGGCGTCAACGCAGGGGCTCGCGGACTCCGCGGCGAACATCACCCTGCCCGCAGCCCCAGCGGTCGCGGCCGCCCCGGTCGTCACGGACGGCGCCGCCCCGGCCATCGCCGCCGATGCGTCGACCGGCATCGCCGAGGCGTACTCGGGCATGGCCGCGCAGATGGGAGCGACGTCGACCGGCCTGCTGGACCCGATGTGGATGGGCCAGTCGGCGCAGATGATGGGCCTAGGCACGACGATGACCACGCAGGCCCAGGGCGTGATTGCCCCGTCGTGGGACGCGATGGCAGCCCAGATGGCGGCAACGCAGGCCGGAGTGATCACCCCGACGATGGCGGGCACGCAGGCGGCGATGACGCAGACCGCCGCCGTGATCATGGGGCAGATCACCACCGTGATCCGCACGGCGTTGCAGTACCTCGTCACGACGCTGTTCTGGACGCTGAACTCCGGCGTGAACCCGGTTTTCGCGGGCATCCGCGGCGGCCTGCAGCACGTCGTGTCCACGTTCCAGTGGGCCGTGTCGTCGATCGGCACGCTGTGGTCGCAGGTGCGGGAGGCCACGGCGCGGCCGGTGCGGTTCACCATCAACAGTGTCTTCAACGACGGCGTCGTCGGCATGTGGAATTCGGTCAGCGATCTGCTGGGGACGACGAAGATGGCCCCTTACCCCGTGCGCTTCGCGTCCGGTGGCGTCCTGCCCGGCTACACCCCGGGCCGCGACGTCATGGAGTTCGTCGAACCGTCGTCCGGCATGCGGCTGGGCCTGTCCGGTGGTGAGGCGATCATGCGGCCGGAGTGGACCCGCGCCGTCGGTGGGCCCGCCGCCGTCGAGGCAATGAACGCAGCCGCCCGTTCCGGCGGTGTCAACGGGGTCCGCCGCACCATCGGCGAGGGAGCCGCCGCCCGGTTCTCCACCGGCGGCATCCTCGACGAACGCATCCAGCGCACCATCCGAGAGGCCCGCCGCCACCACGGCAAGCCCTACCAGTGGGGCGGCGTCGGCAACCCGTCCTTCGACTGCTCCGGCCTGTGGTCCGGTATCCAGTCGCACCTGTCCGGCGGCCGGTTCGGCGGGCGGCTGTTCACCACCCACACCTTCATGGGCGGCGGCGGAGCCCGCCTCGGCTGGGTCCCCGGCCTCAACGGGCCCGTCACCGTCGGCGTCAACGACGGGCACATGGCCGGCACGCTCGCCGGCATCAACATGGAGTCCGCCGGCGGCGGCAAGGGCGTCCAGATCGGCGGATCGGCATGGGGATCCAACCACGGCTCCTTCACCCGCCGCTTCACCCTCCGTGATTTCACTGGCCGCTACATCGCGGGCGCCGCCGGGGGCGGCATCGACATCGGCGACGTCATCTCCGGGGAGATGGACCAGTACAAGCAGAAGATGGCCACGGCCATTGCTGCGTTCACCCGCCAGCAGCCGGGCCGCTTGGCCCAGACGTACCCGACGCAGGTCAAGGAAAAGCTGGTCGACGCGACGCAGAAGAAGATCGACAAGCTGATGGAAGAGATGATGGGCGACCCGGGCGGCGCCGGGGTCGCTCGGTGGGCGCCGATGGTGCGCCGCGCCCTTGCCCGCGTCGGGTTCGAGGTCACCGAGCGCAACGTGCGCTTGATGCTCGCGCAGATCGCCTCGGAGTCCGGCGGCAATCCCGGCATCGCCCAGCAGATCGTCGACATCAACGGCACCGGCGACTCCGCCGGCGTTGGCCTGCTGCAGATCATCCCGTCGACGTTCGCGGCGCACCGCGACCCCGCGCTGCCGAACGACCGGCGGAATCCCTTCGCCAACATGGTCGCGGCGCTGCGGTACTACAAGAGCAGGTACGGCATGGACCTTGGCCGCATGTGGGGCAAGGGCCACGGCTATGCGCACGGCGGGCTCATGGGCGAAGGCCAGGGCATGTTCCACAAGACCGCGTTCGGCCCGGAGCGGGTCCTGTCGCCGCGGCAGACCGCCAGCTTCGAGCGGCTGGTCGACTGGATCGACGCCCAGCCCTCCCTGCCGATCCAGCCCGTCCCTGCCCATGGCACCGGCGAGGATTACGGTCGCCACACGAAGACGGTGCTGGTCACGCAGAACATCATCGCCGACGACCCCAGGGCCGCGGCGGACGCCGTCGAGGACCGGCTCATGGGCCTGCTGACCTAA
- a CDS encoding DUF7240 domain-containing protein, with the protein MPITWAGRQWHPHDLPPSTAAAVSRLASTDPVEHMPAAVDIIRAAGLDVEEVIDAAFDADGDLDVLDLVADILRTGTARPWRSTVGLCRSTVTQWSSVRGRLIEKGIPDPLRSLRSLTALLDVVETMILDGAKDDKDRERLLRDLYPTDVDSEGAPIGWEDGADGFDGLL; encoded by the coding sequence GTGCCCATCACCTGGGCGGGCAGGCAGTGGCATCCCCACGACCTCCCGCCGTCGACGGCCGCCGCGGTCTCCCGCCTCGCGTCCACCGACCCGGTCGAGCACATGCCCGCCGCCGTGGACATCATCCGCGCGGCGGGCCTCGACGTCGAGGAGGTCATCGATGCCGCGTTCGACGCCGATGGTGACCTCGACGTCCTCGACCTGGTGGCCGACATCCTCCGCACGGGCACGGCCCGGCCGTGGCGGTCGACGGTGGGCCTGTGCCGCTCGACGGTGACGCAGTGGTCGTCGGTGCGGGGACGGCTGATCGAGAAGGGCATCCCCGACCCGCTACGGTCGCTGCGGTCGCTGACGGCGCTGCTCGATGTGGTGGAGACGATGATCCTCGACGGCGCGAAGGACGACAAGGACCGGGAGCGTCTGCTCCGCGACTTGTACCCCACTGACGTGGATTCCGAGGGTGCGCCGATCGGGTGGGAAGACGGCGCCGACGGCTTCGACGGCCTGCTGTAG
- a CDS encoding phage antirepressor KilAC domain-containing protein: MHSISPTDRNAPEVFDFRGNDVRVVLADDGEPRWVAADVAKILGYRMSSDMTRWLEEDEKGTHKVRTSQVNGTFETRSMAVITESGLYAAVLKSRRPEAVDFRRWVTREVLPSIRRHGGYLTPAAAEQALTDPDFIIRLATDLKEERARRQELEAPAHSWNALAAPGGDYSVAAAAKVLSRDPDIEIGRDRLFKHMHKIGWIFRTTGRRAHWEAYQDKAINTGRLTHKLGGGFINEKTGEWEQAQPTIRVTPKGLHELHKSLGGTTTRALEEVTA, from the coding sequence ATGCATTCTATCAGCCCCACCGACCGCAACGCCCCGGAGGTCTTCGACTTCCGCGGCAACGATGTCCGCGTCGTCCTCGCCGACGACGGCGAACCCCGCTGGGTCGCCGCCGACGTCGCCAAGATCCTCGGATATCGCATGTCCTCCGACATGACCCGCTGGCTTGAAGAAGACGAGAAGGGTACGCACAAAGTGCGTACTTCGCAGGTCAACGGCACTTTTGAGACGCGCAGCATGGCCGTCATCACCGAATCCGGGCTCTACGCCGCGGTCCTCAAATCCCGCCGCCCCGAAGCCGTCGACTTCCGGCGCTGGGTCACCCGCGAGGTTCTGCCCTCCATCCGCCGCCACGGCGGATACCTCACCCCTGCCGCAGCCGAACAAGCACTCACCGACCCCGACTTCATCATCCGCCTGGCTACCGACCTCAAGGAAGAACGCGCACGGCGCCAGGAACTCGAGGCCCCCGCCCACTCCTGGAACGCACTGGCCGCCCCCGGCGGCGACTACTCCGTCGCCGCAGCAGCAAAAGTCCTCTCCCGCGACCCCGACATCGAAATCGGCCGCGACCGACTCTTCAAGCACATGCACAAGATCGGATGGATCTTCCGCACCACCGGACGCCGAGCCCACTGGGAGGCCTACCAGGACAAGGCCATCAACACCGGACGCCTCACCCACAAACTCGGCGGCGGATTCATCAACGAAAAAACCGGCGAATGGGAACAAGCCCAACCCACCATCCGCGTCACCCCAAAGGGCCTCCACGAGCTCCACAAGTCCCTGGGCGGCACCACCACCCGAGCACTCGAAGAGGTGACGGCATGA
- a CDS encoding LamG domain-containing protein, producing MSIVTDAAAGATFAAWAGSAGVVTAGTGTVQTIGTVTTAPGLDGHQALRLSTGDLTVTGVPSFTDVDATVEAWVRLSPAATGRTVFARVNGGTEVSLTVGADGRPTVVVASTAGPYRVTLRGSTRVDDGRWHQLAVVIDRGWFSVVDVTLVVDGSPVSSGQMRPGLFGASPQLGMTSVVQIGARDGRSRLMGDLLVVAMHSRAVSASSLAWRWESRSAKGRATTGWGILLG from the coding sequence GTGAGCATCGTGACCGACGCCGCCGCCGGAGCCACGTTCGCCGCGTGGGCCGGATCCGCCGGCGTCGTCACCGCCGGGACCGGCACCGTACAGACCATCGGGACGGTCACCACCGCACCGGGGCTCGACGGGCACCAGGCCCTGCGCCTGTCCACGGGGGACCTGACGGTCACCGGCGTCCCCAGCTTCACCGACGTCGACGCCACCGTCGAAGCGTGGGTGCGGCTGTCGCCGGCAGCGACGGGACGCACGGTCTTCGCCCGCGTCAACGGCGGCACGGAGGTGTCCCTCACCGTCGGCGCCGACGGCCGCCCGACGGTGGTCGTCGCCTCGACTGCCGGGCCGTATCGGGTGACGCTGCGGGGCTCCACGCGCGTCGACGATGGCCGGTGGCACCAGCTCGCCGTCGTCATCGACCGCGGGTGGTTCTCCGTCGTCGACGTCACCCTCGTCGTCGATGGCTCCCCGGTGTCGTCCGGTCAGATGCGGCCGGGCCTGTTCGGTGCGTCCCCGCAGCTCGGCATGACGAGCGTGGTGCAGATCGGCGCACGGGACGGCCGGTCTCGGCTGATGGGTGATCTCCTCGTCGTCGCGATGCACTCGCGGGCGGTGTCGGCGTCGTCGCTGGCGTGGCGGTGGGAGTCGCGGTCGGCGAAGGGCCGGGCGACGACCGGGTGGGGCATCCTGCTGGGTTGA
- a CDS encoding helix-turn-helix domain-containing protein, giving the protein MTTNDDMRDAKTAAIEAVKDRTERLDQVQIVANAAIAALSRERAEAVRKALEAGVGVTELARELGVSRGRVYQLRDGV; this is encoded by the coding sequence ATGACCACCAACGACGACATGCGCGACGCGAAGACGGCAGCGATCGAGGCTGTGAAAGATCGCACTGAGCGCCTCGATCAGGTCCAGATCGTGGCAAATGCTGCGATTGCTGCTCTTAGTCGTGAACGTGCTGAGGCCGTGCGTAAGGCATTGGAGGCTGGTGTGGGGGTAACTGAACTGGCCCGTGAACTGGGTGTTTCCAGGGGTAGGGTGTACCAACTTCGCGATGGTGTCTAG
- a CDS encoding DUF7172 family protein translates to MATQCASSQFTTNGGVLGLDRSAMSRVVARSTVESTGDGDHGAHAPARVFPEGDEVSRTLKTMIDQRVHWKNDYGCPVTVQTQIQRQRRTMHLSAPNYAFVRERYTQRVGVDGPANILAEEPDPTLRWNTEWGGGIHVGLKPDGKPLYGQYRSSTPESSLMLEPVRVGAGESIDVRFRCSLITPYDWYQASQIEFFVARMEVFSNTILLWAHPEPV, encoded by the coding sequence ATGGCCACCCAGTGCGCCTCGTCTCAGTTCACGACCAATGGTGGTGTCCTCGGCCTCGACCGCTCCGCGATGAGCCGCGTCGTCGCCCGCTCCACCGTCGAATCCACCGGCGACGGCGACCACGGGGCCCACGCCCCCGCCCGCGTCTTCCCCGAGGGCGACGAGGTGTCCCGCACCTTGAAGACGATGATCGACCAGCGCGTGCACTGGAAGAACGACTACGGGTGCCCCGTCACGGTGCAGACGCAGATCCAGCGGCAGCGCCGCACCATGCACCTGTCGGCCCCGAACTACGCCTTCGTCCGGGAGCGGTACACCCAGCGCGTCGGCGTCGACGGTCCCGCCAACATCCTGGCGGAGGAGCCCGACCCGACGCTGCGGTGGAACACCGAGTGGGGCGGCGGCATCCACGTCGGACTGAAACCCGACGGCAAGCCCCTCTACGGCCAGTACCGGTCCTCGACGCCGGAATCGTCGCTGATGCTCGAACCGGTGCGCGTCGGCGCCGGCGAGTCCATCGACGTTCGCTTCCGGTGCTCGCTGATCACCCCCTACGACTGGTACCAGGCATCGCAGATCGAGTTCTTCGTCGCCCGGATGGAGGTCTTCTCCAACACGATCCTGCTGTGGGCGCACCCTGAGCCCGTTTAA